A window from Dioscorea cayenensis subsp. rotundata cultivar TDr96_F1 chromosome 10, TDr96_F1_v2_PseudoChromosome.rev07_lg8_w22 25.fasta, whole genome shotgun sequence encodes these proteins:
- the LOC120270193 gene encoding uncharacterized protein LOC120270193: MDFFHNKTLPKALRRSASLAFPPSPPPPPPMAAEMPSSASPPLPIPPYPIFIDTNLDTHLALGIFWDDTVADLKRKVRSEHVLCFPDIGEITVRAIKVRREATVYNLSDLMLVRSAFNGINGAWFLIVDATPASVIQHQAGSADCIVTVNNGLPRNHDQFQTEPNSSSLPNHLILADKDNVPEKLALTNDKDVESDHMELGVKDKHGECEMPLQELEQRPGHNVPVSAEPVNETNVVVVPNAPRTIGLLVDQPENDAREEECGNSGVSVDGELTSSIVVKNVNTKKRKSLIQNDQVDNIPVEKKSLEGKDESSGKPFDDSPPTKNLEASHYSNKPSVDTPKASLADKHKEIPASLEASANEALYCNLPSTENPDNTEKKKKKRSSKLHSEAESAVPSNAADTKSPSKMGKESTQTGLADEAPHGSHPLTENTDNREKKKKRRSSKLNNEVDPAVPSNTVDTNSPSKMGKTSAETSLADELLDLNDAAAALQNQASEVIPVDTNHSVAVIKETPAYPSVSGHTNLNDKSNATAAHIEFNGYSDHAEAKSELLTKLSHTKKKTKSKKAPNKIDASPEEAAGNNYNDKNSSMHTKLESADCFQQDLSKSKLVDYPLSEPPTEDKPADPSDSTYANLNEKSNAATAHKERDGHNHHMEDITEPATKSSHKKKKTKTKKEQNKIDAPREVGEEKTLEEAVRKIDNDQRKESHAVILDEEIADDGNCIKQGSEDLSHTKGRRSNQRKKTELPDQQPKQFQTPITPDAQALEEHSLRDQKNGQVEAFKRVIPNETAAPRSDSAPVVLKEKKPRGSKKKSSKVDLSNHEATVDEYVPSLGKDTAEVNDEGMLEATQNSLGKDSKMATVNGEAVSLETPAEVHGRRSRLQKKKSEKTTEETTTGSLLDAHDDFGKEAACDISHNVDHGRIQDGSLKNAVEEALNKVPSEVDGEPLENDVVDFIKHFVPKVSQNESAEPQELAPMETQTRKPRKEQTSKKRKLSSHPRDSSNKADNLMSNEHHLHQSKPEETNFALHDLADLAEQLSEKGRKSNKADNEKPKEDVGKTEVSHGNNSPKIGSPSKLHNKKIAKKLKEPRSGMVHDLLTRDERNVHEEYPTGKLPVSGSNAKSLPYSESNDVTKLKTASTGIQSAPVNQARSGVDSDISLKEGVADRVASDDSTEEDTSYQKKRYKVAVRKIPSKRYVKLMGNSRQKNGVQATSSTIFDDTVSGSSDDDAFEFRTRKSTLEDNSFTSADSDGDYMNTSGVVSAADDKNSKESDADGFNLSQSSNTARKSMPLSSILRSSSSYRKVKRTGSQSQAEDSESQPVDMVLETQPDE; encoded by the exons ATGGACTTCTTTCACAACAAAACCCTTCCAAAAGCCCTCCGTCGATCCGCATCCCTCGCTTTTcccccttctcctcctcctcctcctcccatgGCGGCAGAGATGCCTTCTTCTGcctctcctcctcttcccattcCCCCTTATCCGATCTTCATTGACACTAACCTGGACACTCATCTCGCCTTGGGCATCTTCTGGGACGACACTGTCGCCGATCTTAAGC GAAAAGTAAGGAGTGAGCATGTTCTTTGCTTTCCGGACATCGGAGAGATCACTGTTCGAGCAATTAAG GTAAGGCGTGAAGCAACTGTCTACAACTTGTCAGACTTGATGCTAGTAAGAAGTGCTTTTAATGGGATTAATGGAGCTTGGTTTCTCATTGTTGATGCAACACCAGCCAGTGTTATACAACACCAAGCGGGAAGTGCTGACTGCATTGTTACTGTGAATAATGGGCTACCAAGGAATCATGATCAATTCCAAACAGAACCTAATTCTAGCAGTTTGCCTAATCATCTGATTCTGGCTGATAAGGATAATGTGCCGGAAAAACTGGCACTAACAAATGATAAAGATGTTGAGTCAGACCATATGGAGTTAGGAGTAAAAGATAAACATGGTGAATGTGAAATGCCTCTTCAGGAACTTGAGCAAAGGCCAGGTCACAATGTACCAGTTAGCGCAGAGCCAGTTAACGAGACAAATGTGGTGGTTGTTCCAAATGCTCCACGCACGATTGGCCTTTTAGTTGACCAACCAGAGAATGATGCAAGAGAGGAAGAATGTGGTAATTCTGGTGTCAGTGTTGATGGTGAGCTTACTTCTAGTATTGTTGTGAAGAATGTAAACACTAAGAAAAGGAAAAGTCTCATACAGAATGATCAAGTAGATAATATTCCTGTGGAGAAGAAAAGCCTTGAGGGAAAGGATGAATCTTCTGGGAAGCCTTTTGATGATTCCCCACCAACAAAGAACTTGGAAGCTTCTCACTATAGCAACAAGCCATCAGTCGATACTCCAAAAGCTAGTTTAGCAGACAAACACAAAGAAATCCCTGCTTCTTTAGAAGCATCAGCTAATGAAGCACTTTATTGTAACCTCCCATCAACTGAAAACCCTGATAACacagaaaagaagaagaaaaagcgaTCATCTAAGCTTCACAGTGAAGCTGAATCTGCAGTTCCCTCCAATGCTGCTGACACTAAGTCACCTTCCAAAATGGGAAAGGAAAGTACACAAACTGGTTTAGCTGATGAAGCACCACATGGTAGCCACCCATTAACTGAGAACACTGATaacagggagaagaaaaagaaaaggcgaTCATCCAAACTTAACAATGAAGTTGATCCTGCTGTTCCTTCCAACACAGTTGACACTAACTCGCCTTCCAAGATGGGAAAGACAAGTGCTGAAACTAGTTTAGCTGATGAGTTGTTAGATTTGAATGATGCTGCTGCTGCTTTACAAAATCAAGCTTCTGAAGTTATTCCTGTAGATACTAATCATTCAGTCGCTGTTATTAAAGAGACACCTGCATATCCATCAGTTAGTGGTCACACAAATCTGAATGATAAATCTAATGCAACAGCTGCACATATAGAATTCAATGGTTATAGCGACCATGCAGAAGCAAAATCGGAACTTTTGACCAAGTTGAGTCACACCAAGAAAAAGACCAAAAGTAAAAAAGCACCTAACAAGATTGACGCTTCACCTGAAGAAGCAGCTGGAAACAATTATAACGATAAAAATAGTTCAATGCATACCAAACTCGAGAGCGCAGATTGCTTTCAGCAGGATTTGTCGAAGTCTAAATTGGTTGACTATCCACTCAGTGAACCTCCAACTGAAGATAAACCTGCTGACCCTTCAGATAGCACATATGCAAATCTGAATGAGAAATCCAATGCAGCAACTGCCCATAAAGAAAGGGATGGACACAACCATCATATGGAAGATATAACTGAACCTGCAACCAAGTCAagccacaaaaagaaaaagacaaaaactaAGAAGGAACAAAACAAGATTGATGCTCccagagaagttggtgaagagaAAACTCTTGAAGAAGCAGTTAGAAAAATTGATAATGACCAAAGAAAGGAATCTCATGCAGTAATCCTTGATGAAGAAATTGCTGATGATGGAAATTGTATAAAGCAAGGTTCTGAGGATCTGTCACATACTAAAGGTAGAAGGTCAAATCAGAGGAAGAAAACTGAGTTGCCTGACCAACAACCTAAACAGTTTCAAACTCCAATAACTCCTGATGCTCAAGCCCTTGAAGAGCATAGTTTGAGAGACCAGAAAAATGGTCAAGTTGAAGCCTTCAAAAGAGTAATTCCTAATGAAACTGCAGCTCCGAGAAGTGATTCAGCGCCCGTTGtacttaaagaaaaaaaaccacgTGGTAGCAAGAAGAAATCATCAAAGGTGGATTTATCTAATCATGAGGCCACTGTAGATGAATATGTTCCATCTTTGGGAAAGGATACTGCTGAAGTGAATGATGAAGGAATGTTGGAAGCTACCCAAAACAGCCTTGGTAAAGATTCTAAAATGGCAACTGTCAATGGAGAAGCTGTATCTCTTGAAACTCCTGCAGAAGTTCATGGTAGAAGATCACGTCtgcagaaaaagaaatcag AAAAGACAACGGAGGAAACTACGACGGGATCACTGCTAGATGCTCATGATGACTTTGGTAAGGAAGCTGCCTGTGATATTTCCCATAATGTAGACCATGGGCGTATTCAGGATGGTTCTCTTAAGAACGCTGTTGAAGAAGCTCTTAACAAGGTGCCCTCTGAAGTAGATGGTGAACCTCTTGAGAATGATGTGGTCgatttcatcaaacattttGTTCCTAAGGTGAGCCAAAATGAATCAGCTGAACCACAAGAGCTTGCACCTATGGAGACACAAACTAGGAAACCTCGTAAGGAACAAACTTCGAAGAAAAGGAAGTTAAGCAGTCATCCGAGAGATTCTTCCAACAAGGCGGATAATTTAATGTCAAATGAGCACCATTTGCATCAAAGCAAACCAGAGGAAACCAATTTTGCCCTTCATGATTTGGCTGATCTGGCAGAACAGTTGTCAGAGAAGGGCCGCAAAAGTAATAAGGCAGATAATGAGAAACCTAAAGAGGATGTGGGAAAAACTGAGGTTTCGCATGGTAACAACTCCCCTAAAATAGGATCTCCAAGCAAATTGCATAATAAGAAGATTGCAAAGAAGCTGAAGGAACCTCGCTCTGGCATGGTTCATGACTTGTTGACAAGGGATGAGCGGAATGTGCATGAAGAGTATCCTACAGGGAAGCTGCCTGTCTCTGGGAGTAATGCCAAATCTCTCCCATATTCGGAGAGCAATGATGTCACAAAGCTAAAAACTGCCAGCACAGGCATTCAATCTGCCCCTGTTAATCAGGCTCGCTCTGGTGTGGATTCTGATATTTCTCTCAAAGAAGGTGTGGCAGATCGGGTGGCATCGGATGATAGCACAGAAGAGGACACCTCTTACCAGAAGAAGCGGTATAAAGTTGCAGTTAGGAAAATTCCAAGTAAAAGATATGTGAAGCTTATGGGAAATTCGAGACAGAAAAATGGTGTGCAAGCTACTTCTAGCACTATCTTTGATGACACTGTAAGTGGCAGTTCAGATGATGATGCATTTGAATTTAGAACTAGAAAATCGACCTTGGAAGATAATTCATTTACTTCTGCTGATTCAGATGGGGACTATATGAACACGTCAG GAGTAGTTTCTGCTGCTGATGATAAGAATAGCAAGGAAAGTGATGCAGATGGCTTCAATTTGTCACA